Proteins from a single region of Starkeya sp. ORNL1:
- a CDS encoding class I SAM-dependent methyltransferase produces the protein MNFLKQAGEIILPRRVFGALQIRRERLRLAKISGEAFDAERLGTMTRRSLMQALSSPSISSEWLRDEGQLSHVMPFADIDGGICPGERRALYQLVASFKPARVLEIGTHIGASTLAIARSLATNSGPGAHLTTVDIADVNDPALGAFARLGLDSPRESLARAGLSDRVTFITRPSSEFLRETDDRFDLIFLDGDHAAPAVYREFAQALNCLTPNGTILLHDFYPDGRPLYPNGAIEPGPVVAAERITAECEDIRFLPLGELPWESKQGVRATSLALATNCVGTDRHGGMQVH, from the coding sequence ATGAACTTTCTCAAGCAAGCAGGCGAGATCATACTCCCACGCCGTGTTTTTGGGGCTCTCCAGATCCGACGTGAACGCCTCCGTCTAGCGAAAATTTCGGGGGAGGCGTTCGATGCCGAGCGGCTCGGAACAATGACACGTCGCTCCCTCATGCAGGCTCTCTCCAGCCCGTCGATATCAAGCGAATGGCTTCGAGATGAAGGCCAGCTCTCCCACGTCATGCCGTTCGCGGATATCGATGGCGGTATATGTCCCGGGGAACGACGCGCGCTCTATCAGTTGGTCGCGTCGTTCAAGCCAGCAAGGGTGCTCGAGATCGGCACCCATATCGGTGCGTCGACCTTGGCGATCGCCCGCTCACTCGCAACTAATTCGGGCCCTGGCGCGCATCTGACCACGGTCGACATCGCGGATGTCAACGATCCGGCACTCGGGGCCTTCGCGCGTCTCGGGCTCGATTCCCCGCGCGAGAGCCTCGCGCGCGCTGGCCTGTCCGATCGGGTGACGTTCATCACAAGGCCTTCGTCAGAGTTCCTTCGGGAGACCGACGACAGGTTCGACCTGATCTTCCTCGACGGCGATCACGCCGCGCCTGCTGTCTATCGCGAGTTTGCCCAGGCACTGAACTGCCTGACCCCAAACGGCACGATTCTGCTCCACGATTTCTACCCGGACGGCAGGCCTCTCTATCCGAACGGGGCGATCGAGCCCGGGCCTGTGGTCGCGGCCGAGCGGATCACGGCAGAGTGCGAGGACATCCGATTTCTGCCTCTTGGTGAACTGCCTTGGGAATCCAAGCAAGGCGTGCGCGCGACATCTCTGGCACTCGCGACGAATTGCGTTGGTACGGACCGGCACGGCGGTATGCAGGTCCATTGA
- a CDS encoding sensor histidine kinase: MTDVEITGPEDTASHYSRFDLRRRLEALERENRELLHRLQNYPALVLSVISLTAESSQSVEHFRRALEGRIRAISVGAAIDREPDGNCSLERLVNATLAPFCRADQFTAVGPSVRLSRTRAENFTIILHELATNAIKYGALRCCGASNCPSGRVQVTWSVRKNGNAPERLRMQWLERGGPPATPTQRRGFGMTILCDHGKAITNDEARLVFEPAGLRYVVTASLERDGSRASEIAEPKHARTAIRRVTQ; this comes from the coding sequence ATGACCGACGTTGAGATCACCGGGCCCGAGGATACCGCTTCTCACTACTCTAGGTTCGATCTGCGGCGTCGCCTGGAAGCGCTTGAGAGAGAGAACAGGGAACTGCTGCATAGGCTGCAGAATTACCCGGCGCTCGTCTTGTCCGTAATCAGCCTCACGGCCGAAAGCAGCCAGAGTGTCGAGCATTTTCGCCGCGCCCTCGAAGGTCGAATTCGTGCCATTTCCGTGGGCGCGGCAATTGACCGGGAACCGGACGGTAATTGCTCGCTCGAGCGTCTCGTCAACGCCACGCTCGCCCCGTTTTGCCGCGCGGACCAATTCACCGCAGTTGGCCCTTCCGTCAGGCTTTCGAGGACGCGCGCGGAAAATTTTACCATTATTCTTCACGAGCTTGCGACGAACGCGATCAAATACGGGGCCTTAAGGTGCTGCGGGGCCTCAAATTGCCCGAGCGGAAGGGTGCAGGTGACATGGAGCGTCCGGAAGAACGGAAACGCTCCGGAACGTCTCCGCATGCAGTGGCTGGAGCGCGGCGGCCCGCCCGCAACTCCCACCCAAAGGCGGGGGTTTGGCATGACGATCCTGTGCGATCATGGGAAGGCCATTACGAACGACGAGGCGCGCCTCGTATTTGAGCCTGCTGGGTTGCGCTATGTGGTGACCGCTTCCTTGGAGCGAGATGGGAGCCGGGCGAGTGAAATTGCGGAACCAAAACACGCTCGAACGGCGATCCGGCGGGTCACCCAATAG
- a CDS encoding polysaccharide biosynthesis/export family protein, which yields MMRRYMRGGRTGALLAAIGLALLSATVPCRAEYLLSPGDVIEITVAGMPDLKQRAPIQLDGTITLPMVGSIVAAGSTSTDVQARAEMALASKVIRQTTPDGRDRIVLIQPGDVAVAVVEYRPIYVNGDVFQPGQHPYRPQMTVRHAIALSGGVSTVRGRSATMGVEVVEVDREYRTTVLALAKEHVHAWRLTAELEGSEDIKEQRLVDAPIPAATLSEYLRIESSYLNIRLLEYRNEKVHLQNAARLAGEQIETLTTQEKQEAQGLQSDIDELDRINKLYSSGSLISPRVTEARRALLLSSTRRLQTTATLSQVKQQREELLFRLEKLDTQRRLEVLRDMNESQARAAELRTRLEAAAQKLQVFGRIIAADATSTGARPEITIIRRSGEGWDRLSVSEDADLLPGDAIEVVARPDLLETAAGQ from the coding sequence ATGATGCGTCGATATATGCGCGGCGGTCGAACTGGGGCACTCCTGGCCGCAATCGGGCTGGCGCTCCTCAGCGCGACCGTTCCGTGCCGAGCGGAATATCTGCTCTCGCCCGGCGACGTCATCGAGATCACCGTTGCCGGCATGCCGGACCTGAAACAACGCGCTCCAATCCAACTCGACGGCACGATCACGCTTCCGATGGTTGGCTCCATCGTCGCGGCGGGCTCTACGTCCACGGACGTTCAGGCTCGGGCCGAGATGGCACTGGCTTCGAAAGTCATTCGCCAGACAACACCCGACGGGCGCGACCGCATCGTGCTGATCCAGCCCGGCGACGTCGCCGTGGCGGTCGTCGAATACAGGCCGATCTATGTGAACGGCGACGTCTTTCAACCGGGCCAGCACCCTTATCGACCCCAGATGACCGTCAGACACGCGATTGCCCTTTCGGGCGGCGTCAGTACGGTCCGGGGGCGCTCGGCGACGATGGGCGTGGAGGTCGTAGAGGTCGACCGCGAATACCGTACCACTGTCCTTGCCCTGGCCAAGGAACACGTTCACGCGTGGCGGCTTACGGCGGAGCTCGAGGGATCGGAGGACATCAAGGAACAACGGCTCGTGGATGCTCCTATACCGGCTGCGACATTGAGCGAATATCTCCGGATAGAATCCAGCTACCTGAACATTCGGCTGCTCGAGTACAGAAACGAGAAGGTTCATTTGCAGAACGCGGCGCGCCTCGCCGGCGAGCAGATTGAAACGTTGACGACCCAGGAGAAGCAGGAGGCGCAAGGCCTTCAATCCGACATCGACGAACTGGACCGGATTAACAAGCTCTACAGTTCGGGCAGTCTTATCAGCCCGCGAGTGACAGAGGCCCGAAGGGCACTTTTGCTGTCGTCGACCCGCCGCCTACAGACGACAGCGACTTTGAGCCAGGTGAAACAGCAGCGGGAGGAACTCCTGTTCCGCTTGGAAAAGCTCGACACGCAGCGCCGCTTGGAAGTTCTGCGGGACATGAACGAGTCACAAGCGCGAGCCGCCGAGCTGAGAACGAGGCTCGAAGCGGCGGCTCAGAAGTTACAGGTCTTCGGACGAATAATAGCCGCCGATGCCACCAGCACTGGAGCGCGCCCGGAAATCACGATCATCCGTAGGAGCGGGGAGGGATGGGATCGTCTCTCCGTGTCGGAAGATGCTGACCTGTTGCCGGGAGATGCGATCGAGGTCGTCGCTCGCCCCGATCTACTCGAGACTGCGGCAGGGCAATGA
- a CDS encoding SDR family NAD(P)-dependent oxidoreductase, translated as MTYDGINVLVTGADGFIGSHLTEALASQGAKVTALTLYNSFDSNGWLDEVPNDARGRLDLVRGDVRDAAFVGRIMPGQDIVFHLAALIAIPHSYAAAQTYVETNVLGTLNVLEAARRLGTERIVHTSTSEVYGTALRMPISEDHPLQGQSPYSASKIGADMMAEAFARSFGLPVVTLRPFNTFGPRQSERALISTLIRQALDPSCEVVRVGDTTPVRDLTYVQDTVCAFLSAGLATNLEFGRAYNAGSQRAVTVAQVIDLVLELCGSSKTVEQESIRMRPVNSEVRALLADSSRFAAATGWGAQVSLREGLDRTIEWWRGRLAAGQVRRHSHFMT; from the coding sequence ATGACCTATGACGGTATCAATGTCTTGGTCACCGGGGCCGACGGGTTCATCGGCTCGCATCTGACTGAGGCCCTTGCAAGTCAAGGAGCCAAAGTCACCGCGCTGACCCTGTACAACTCCTTCGACAGTAACGGTTGGCTTGACGAGGTGCCGAACGATGCCAGGGGTCGCCTAGATCTCGTGCGGGGTGACGTTCGAGATGCGGCCTTCGTCGGGCGGATCATGCCGGGCCAAGACATCGTCTTCCATCTCGCGGCGCTGATCGCCATTCCGCATTCCTATGCGGCGGCACAGACCTACGTCGAGACAAACGTCTTAGGCACACTAAACGTGCTTGAAGCCGCCCGTCGGTTGGGAACGGAGCGCATTGTTCACACCTCGACGAGCGAGGTTTACGGCACCGCGCTCAGGATGCCGATCTCGGAGGACCACCCGCTACAGGGACAGTCGCCCTATTCGGCCTCCAAGATCGGAGCCGACATGATGGCGGAGGCCTTCGCGCGATCATTCGGCCTACCGGTCGTAACGCTCCGTCCATTTAACACCTTCGGCCCCCGCCAAAGCGAGCGTGCGCTCATATCGACGCTCATCCGGCAAGCGCTCGATCCGAGTTGCGAGGTTGTGAGGGTCGGAGATACGACGCCGGTTCGAGACCTCACCTACGTCCAAGACACGGTGTGCGCCTTCTTGAGTGCGGGCCTCGCGACTAACCTCGAGTTCGGGCGGGCCTACAACGCGGGCAGCCAAAGGGCCGTGACGGTGGCTCAAGTCATCGATCTCGTTCTCGAACTGTGTGGAAGTTCCAAGACTGTGGAGCAGGAAAGCATCCGCATGCGCCCTGTGAACTCCGAGGTGCGCGCTCTCTTAGCCGATAGCAGCCGCTTCGCGGCCGCCACAGGATGGGGTGCGCAGGTCAGCCTGCGTGAGGGCCTCGACCGAACGATTGAATGGTGGCGCGGTCGTCTGGCAGCGGGGCAAGTGCGCCGGCACAGCCATTTCATGACGTGA
- a CDS encoding sugar transferase, with product MIATTLSEDEDLGTAAERVRRALDICLICVAVLFLGPLLLLVAAAVWLESRGPILFCQVRIGKGGRHFCMYKFRKFHADAGIAGSPLTLKKDPRLTFVGSILAATKLDELPQLWNVLRGDMSIVGPRPESLAFADCFQNGWEELLRFKPGLIGPCQIIFRNEADAFPGDVAPDIFYRTVLFPLKASIDLEYFKSRTLARDFIIVLRGAMAVGGYVPPLQAGLSAIKEPQVRAASASARQASVLRGGLVR from the coding sequence ATGATCGCAACGACCTTGTCCGAGGATGAAGACCTAGGGACCGCCGCGGAACGTGTGCGCCGTGCGCTCGACATCTGCCTGATCTGCGTGGCCGTGCTGTTTCTGGGGCCGCTCTTGCTGCTGGTCGCAGCCGCGGTTTGGCTCGAATCCAGAGGCCCGATCCTGTTTTGCCAGGTTCGGATCGGCAAAGGCGGCAGACACTTCTGCATGTACAAGTTCAGAAAATTTCATGCCGATGCGGGGATCGCAGGTAGCCCTCTGACGCTTAAGAAGGACCCTCGGCTCACGTTTGTCGGAAGCATTCTCGCGGCTACGAAGCTCGACGAGTTGCCTCAACTCTGGAACGTGCTGAGAGGAGACATGTCGATCGTTGGGCCACGTCCAGAAAGCCTAGCTTTCGCTGATTGCTTTCAGAACGGCTGGGAAGAGTTGTTGAGATTCAAGCCTGGCCTGATCGGCCCTTGTCAAATCATATTTCGAAATGAAGCTGATGCATTCCCGGGCGACGTAGCACCTGATATATTCTATAGGACCGTACTCTTTCCGTTGAAAGCGAGTATCGATCTGGAGTATTTCAAAAGCAGGACCTTGGCGAGGGATTTCATTATTGTGTTACGAGGCGCCATGGCGGTGGGCGGTTACGTTCCACCACTGCAAGCCGGCCTGAGCGCAATCAAGGAGCCGCAGGTTCGGGCCGCGAGCGCGAGCGCCAGGCAGGCCTCCGTCTTGCGAGGAGGGCTCGTGCGATGA